Proteins encoded in a region of the Puniceibacterium sp. IMCC21224 genome:
- the recJ gene encoding single-stranded-DNA-specific exonuclease RecJ, translating into MDFLGVAQSLTGRRWVGPGAEISRQAEAMAQQTGFAPALCLLLARLGVGADGAAAYLDPKLRDLLPDPRSLRDMELAAGRILDAVRGGERIAIFADYDVDGGASAALLLDWFGQLGARATLYIPDRIDEGYGPNEPAMAELAAGHDLIICVDCGTLSHGPIAAARGADVVVLDHHLGGETLPEAYAVVNPNRQDESGDLAHLCAAGVVFLMLVEAGRQRRAAGEAGPDLIGLLDLVALATVADVAPLKGVNRALVRQGLLVMARRARPGLVALSDVARISTAPSAYHLGFVLGPRVNAGGRIGQADLGARLLACTAEHEAQAMAERLDKLNTERREIEAAVRAAALVQAETRGLDGPLVWAAGEGWHPGVVGIVASRLKELTNRPAIVIGLDGDEGKGSGRSVSGVDLGVAIQRLASEGLLIKGGGHKMAAGLTVARNALEPAMERLAALLERQGSGSGGAADLTLDGVLMPGAASVDLLEQIEKAGPFGAGAIGPRFVFPDMQILFAKRVGEAHLKLRFGDGLGVRVDAISFGAFDGPLGPTLLEHGGQRFHLAGRLEINEWAGQRSVQLRLEDASLSSTRM; encoded by the coding sequence ATGGATTTTCTTGGGGTTGCGCAATCGCTGACGGGACGGCGCTGGGTTGGACCTGGCGCAGAAATATCGAGGCAAGCCGAAGCGATGGCCCAGCAGACCGGGTTCGCTCCAGCGCTATGTCTGTTGCTGGCACGTCTCGGGGTGGGGGCTGACGGCGCGGCGGCCTATCTGGACCCCAAGCTGCGTGATCTGTTGCCGGACCCGCGGTCGTTGCGCGACATGGAGCTGGCGGCGGGCCGCATTCTGGATGCTGTGCGTGGTGGTGAACGGATTGCGATCTTTGCTGATTACGACGTAGATGGCGGGGCCTCAGCCGCGTTGCTGCTGGATTGGTTCGGGCAGCTTGGGGCGCGCGCGACGTTATATATTCCTGACAGGATTGACGAGGGCTATGGCCCGAACGAACCCGCGATGGCCGAGCTGGCCGCAGGGCATGATCTGATCATCTGCGTCGATTGTGGGACCTTGTCGCATGGGCCGATTGCCGCAGCTCGGGGTGCGGATGTTGTGGTTCTTGACCACCATCTGGGGGGCGAGACCCTGCCGGAGGCGTACGCCGTGGTAAACCCCAACCGCCAGGACGAGAGCGGAGATCTGGCGCATCTATGTGCTGCGGGTGTGGTGTTTCTGATGCTGGTCGAGGCCGGGCGACAGCGTCGCGCAGCAGGCGAGGCGGGTCCCGATCTAATAGGGTTACTGGATCTTGTGGCGTTGGCAACTGTGGCCGATGTCGCGCCGCTGAAAGGGGTGAACCGGGCCCTGGTGCGGCAAGGGTTGTTGGTGATGGCGCGGCGGGCGCGTCCCGGACTGGTGGCGTTGTCGGATGTGGCGCGGATTAGCACTGCGCCGTCGGCCTACCATCTGGGCTTTGTTCTGGGTCCGCGTGTCAATGCCGGGGGTCGTATTGGGCAGGCAGATCTGGGCGCGCGATTGCTGGCCTGTACAGCGGAACACGAGGCGCAGGCCATGGCCGAGCGTCTGGATAAATTGAATACAGAGCGGCGCGAGATTGAGGCTGCTGTGCGGGCCGCCGCGCTGGTGCAGGCCGAGACACGCGGGCTGGATGGGCCGTTGGTTTGGGCCGCAGGTGAGGGGTGGCATCCCGGCGTCGTTGGCATTGTTGCCTCGCGGCTCAAAGAACTGACAAACCGTCCTGCAATCGTGATCGGGCTGGACGGAGACGAGGGCAAGGGGTCGGGCCGGTCGGTCAGTGGCGTCGATCTGGGGGTCGCGATCCAGCGGTTGGCGTCGGAGGGGTTGCTGATCAAGGGCGGCGGCCACAAGATGGCTGCGGGTCTGACCGTGGCGCGCAACGCGCTGGAGCCCGCGATGGAGCGTTTGGCCGCGCTGCTTGAGCGTCAGGGTTCAGGCAGTGGTGGTGCGGCAGATCTGACGCTCGACGGAGTTTTGATGCCCGGTGCTGCAAGCGTCGATCTTCTGGAGCAGATCGAAAAGGCGGGTCCCTTTGGCGCTGGCGCTATAGGGCCGAGATTTGTCTTTCCCGACATGCAGATCCTCTTTGCCAAGCGTGTTGGGGAGGCACATCTGAAGCTGCGGTTCGGTGACGGGCTGGGAGTTCGAGTTGACGCGATCAGCTTTGGCGCGTTTGATGGGCCATTGGGACCTACGTTGCTGGAACATGGTGGGCAGCGATTCCACCTTGCCGGGCGGCTTGAAATCAACGAATGGGCCGGGCAACGTTCGGTACAGTTGCGGCTGGAAGATGCCTCTCTTTCGTCAACGCGTATGTAA
- the tnpB gene encoding IS66 family insertion sequence element accessory protein TnpB (TnpB, as the term is used for proteins encoded by IS66 family insertion elements, is considered an accessory protein, since TnpC, encoded by a neighboring gene, is a DDE family transposase.), whose amino-acid sequence MIGPGTGVRVYLACGITDMRKGIAGLAALTQDVLRQKPASGAVFAFRGRRGDRIKLLFWDGQGFCLYYKVLERGRFVWPSAQDGAVRLTSAQLAMLWEGIDWRRPDWGAPPARVG is encoded by the coding sequence ATGATCGGTCCCGGCACCGGCGTTCGCGTGTATCTGGCCTGTGGGATCACGGATATGCGCAAGGGGATCGCGGGGCTGGCGGCACTGACCCAGGACGTGTTGCGGCAAAAGCCTGCCAGTGGTGCGGTTTTTGCGTTTCGGGGTCGTCGTGGTGACCGGATCAAGCTTCTGTTTTGGGATGGGCAGGGATTTTGCCTTTACTACAAGGTGCTTGAACGGGGCCGTTTTGTGTGGCCGAGCGCGCAAGATGGCGCGGTGCGGCTGACCTCGGCGCAGCTTGCGATGTTGTGGGAAGGGATCGACTGGCGACGTCCGGATTGGGGTGCTCCGCCTGCGCGGGTGGGATGA
- a CDS encoding transposase, translated as MRGEILGVERRRFWRDEDKLEIVMSVGIDGATVTQVAQRHEITRQQIYAWRHDLKKKGLWSPDAGALFFPLDIPVTAGVPVAQSRVADVPRPSAVELRLRGGRSLHFDSTIDPTALSVLIRAVDAA; from the coding sequence ATGCGTGGCGAAATTCTTGGGGTGGAGCGGCGGCGTTTCTGGCGTGACGAGGACAAGCTCGAGATTGTCATGTCGGTCGGGATCGACGGGGCAACTGTGACACAGGTGGCGCAGCGTCACGAGATCACGCGGCAGCAGATTTATGCCTGGCGGCATGACCTGAAGAAGAAGGGTCTGTGGTCGCCCGATGCCGGAGCGCTTTTCTTTCCGTTGGACATACCCGTGACAGCAGGCGTGCCGGTGGCGCAGTCTCGTGTCGCTGATGTGCCGCGCCCAAGTGCGGTTGAATTGCGCCTGCGGGGTGGACGCAGTTTGCATTTTGACAGCACGATCGATCCGACTGCGTTGTCGGTGCTGATCCGTGCAGTGGACGCAGCATGA
- the fsa gene encoding fructose-6-phosphate aldolase, with protein MKFFVDTAEIDAIAELNALGMVDGVTTNPSLILKSGRDILEVTKEICDLVSGPVSAEVIALDAESMINEGRKLAEIAPNIAVKVPLTWDGLKACKVLSDEGNMVNVTLCFSANQALLAAKAGATFISPFIGRLDDLNMDGLELISDIRIIYDNYGFETQILAASIRTANHMSECAKIGADVCTAPPNVIKAMANHVLTDKGLDQFVKDAAKANIKIV; from the coding sequence ATGAAATTCTTCGTAGACACCGCCGAAATCGACGCCATCGCCGAACTGAACGCACTTGGCATGGTGGACGGGGTAACCACAAACCCGTCACTGATTCTGAAATCCGGACGCGACATCCTCGAAGTCACCAAAGAGATCTGCGACCTGGTCTCTGGCCCCGTCTCGGCCGAAGTGATCGCGCTGGACGCTGAATCGATGATCAATGAGGGCCGCAAGCTGGCCGAAATCGCGCCGAACATCGCGGTCAAAGTGCCGCTGACCTGGGACGGCCTCAAGGCGTGCAAGGTTCTGTCGGACGAGGGCAATATGGTCAACGTCACGCTGTGCTTTTCCGCCAATCAGGCGCTGCTGGCGGCCAAGGCGGGCGCGACATTCATCTCGCCGTTTATCGGGCGTCTGGACGATCTGAACATGGACGGACTCGAGCTGATCTCGGACATCCGCATCATCTACGACAATTATGGATTCGAGACGCAGATCCTTGCCGCGTCGATCCGCACCGCCAATCACATGTCGGAATGCGCCAAGATCGGCGCCGATGTCTGCACCGCCCCCCCAAATGTAATCAAGGCGATGGCGAACCATGTGCTGACCGACAAGGGTCTGGACCAATTCGTCAAGGACGCCGCCAAGGCCAATATCAAAATCGTCTGA
- a CDS encoding primosomal protein N', producing the protein MPPSFFDQGATIAVLTAQPLDKTLDYRAPEGGCFLGAFVEVPLGPRKVVGVVWGPGTGDWDRAKLRAVIRVLDAAPMRDELRSFLERAGDYTLTPLPAMLRLCTRAPGLGDPPSMRKVYRLGQGAADRMTDARTRVLAVLRDLGGLSLTLGELAEAAGVTTSVVKGLVKFGAVQEEESPRDTPFPVLDPAYGGKELTGDQAAGAERLREGLRMGGYGTVLLRGVTGSGKTEVYLEAVAECLAQGRQALVLLPEISLTAEFLTRVQARFGARPAEWHSGVTMTERRRVWKMVGEGKVQFVAGARSALFLPFRDLGLIVVDEEHDTSYKQEEGVLYNARDMAVLRASICGARVVLASATPSLESWANAETGKYERIELTSRFGAAVLPEMRAIDMRAEDLPGNKWVSPTLRRAIEVRLEQGEQSLLFLNRRGYAPVTICRACGFQIGCDHCDARMVEHRFLKRLVCHQCGESKPVPTKCPSCEAEDRLSAVGPGVERLGEEVTELFPQARVAVLSSDMYGSARAMKAEIEGIAEGSADIIIGTQLVAKGHNFPLLTLVGVIDADLGLQGSDLRAAERTFQLMRQVAGRAGRAEKPGIALMQTFQPEHPVIRAILGGDEERFWRAEAEERRAAGVPPYGRMAGIILSSTEVQEIFDLGNALARQDDALRKVGAQVFGPAPAPIARVRGRHRVRLLVKAPKGAPLQSALLAWTGQFRLRGQIRMAIDIDPQSFY; encoded by the coding sequence ATGCCCCCGAGCTTCTTTGACCAAGGCGCGACAATTGCGGTGCTGACGGCGCAACCGCTGGACAAGACGCTGGATTACCGCGCGCCCGAGGGCGGCTGCTTCCTCGGCGCGTTTGTCGAGGTGCCGTTGGGCCCGCGCAAGGTGGTGGGCGTGGTCTGGGGTCCTGGAACCGGTGACTGGGACCGGGCCAAGCTGCGCGCGGTGATCAGGGTGCTGGACGCGGCACCGATGCGCGATGAGCTGCGCAGCTTCCTTGAACGGGCGGGCGACTATACGCTGACGCCGCTGCCTGCGATGCTGCGGCTTTGTACACGGGCACCGGGGCTGGGTGACCCGCCGTCGATGCGCAAGGTGTACAGGTTGGGGCAGGGCGCTGCGGATCGCATGACCGATGCCCGTACCCGCGTGCTCGCGGTATTGCGCGATCTGGGCGGGCTGTCACTGACCCTGGGCGAGCTGGCCGAGGCGGCGGGCGTGACAACAAGTGTGGTCAAGGGGCTGGTCAAGTTCGGCGCCGTTCAGGAAGAAGAGAGCCCGCGCGACACGCCGTTTCCCGTGCTCGACCCCGCGTATGGTGGCAAGGAACTGACCGGCGATCAGGCGGCAGGGGCCGAACGGTTGCGCGAAGGGCTGCGCATGGGCGGCTATGGCACCGTTTTGCTGCGCGGCGTCACCGGGTCGGGCAAGACCGAGGTGTATCTTGAGGCGGTGGCGGAATGTCTGGCGCAGGGCCGTCAGGCGTTAGTACTGTTGCCTGAAATTTCGCTGACCGCGGAATTCCTGACGCGGGTTCAGGCGCGGTTCGGCGCGCGCCCCGCCGAATGGCATTCCGGCGTGACCATGACCGAACGCCGCCGGGTCTGGAAAATGGTGGGCGAGGGCAAGGTGCAGTTCGTCGCCGGAGCACGCTCTGCCCTGTTCCTGCCGTTTCGCGATTTGGGCCTGATCGTCGTGGATGAGGAACACGACACCTCATACAAGCAGGAAGAGGGTGTACTGTACAACGCCCGCGACATGGCGGTGCTGCGCGCGTCGATTTGCGGCGCACGTGTGGTGCTCGCCTCGGCCACCCCTAGCTTGGAAAGCTGGGCCAACGCCGAGACGGGCAAATACGAGCGGATCGAACTGACCTCGCGTTTCGGTGCGGCTGTCCTGCCCGAGATGCGCGCCATCGACATGCGGGCCGAGGATCTGCCGGGCAATAAATGGGTTTCGCCCACCCTGAGGCGGGCAATCGAGGTGCGGCTGGAACAGGGCGAGCAGTCATTGCTGTTCCTCAACCGGCGTGGCTATGCGCCAGTGACGATCTGCCGGGCTTGTGGGTTTCAGATCGGATGCGACCATTGTGATGCGCGGATGGTTGAACATCGGTTCCTTAAACGGCTGGTCTGTCATCAATGCGGAGAGAGCAAGCCGGTGCCGACCAAATGTCCGTCCTGCGAGGCCGAGGATCGGTTATCCGCCGTTGGTCCCGGCGTTGAGCGGTTGGGCGAAGAGGTCACCGAGTTGTTTCCGCAGGCGCGGGTCGCAGTGCTGTCGTCAGACATGTACGGATCGGCCCGCGCCATGAAGGCCGAGATTGAGGGGATCGCCGAAGGGTCGGCGGATATCATCATCGGCACGCAGCTTGTGGCCAAGGGGCACAATTTTCCGCTGCTGACGCTGGTTGGGGTAATCGACGCCGACCTTGGGTTGCAGGGCTCGGATCTGCGCGCCGCCGAACGCACGTTTCAACTGATGCGCCAGGTGGCCGGGCGGGCCGGGCGGGCGGAAAAGCCGGGTATCGCGCTGATGCAGACCTTTCAACCCGAACATCCGGTGATCCGCGCCATCCTCGGTGGTGACGAGGAACGGTTCTGGCGCGCCGAAGCCGAAGAACGCCGTGCCGCTGGGGTGCCGCCCTATGGCCGAATGGCCGGGATCATTCTGAGTTCGACCGAGGTGCAGGAAATCTTTGACCTTGGCAATGCGCTGGCACGGCAGGACGACGCGCTGCGCAAAGTGGGCGCGCAGGTCTTTGGCCCTGCGCCGGCACCAATTGCACGGGTGCGCGGGCGGCATCGGGTAAGGTTGCTGGTCAAGGCGCCAAAGGGCGCTCCGCTGCAATCCGCGCT